The following proteins are co-located in the Candidatus Nezhaarchaeota archaeon genome:
- a CDS encoding proton-conducting transporter membrane subunit, which yields MPLHPLPIHIVALPPILGVGLAFTLRLASLVVKDRRVWEAYAAASTLLIFALCSAIFYMAFFTSDRPLVYIFGGWPPPVGIVYEVDRLNALLGLLVAGVTFLATVYSVRYMEKDDGAELYYTLLLGFEAGMLGCLYTGDFFNLFVMLEVMSVSAYGLVAFRRDTYEAVEAAMKYAIVGSVATTIYFIAVAFGYGSFGTLNMADLASKIQGGPAFPVTGGRPQHAGWVLGAGVFMALMFWAFAIKAAIAPNHFWLPDAHPAAPSPISALLSGIMVKVAIYVILRFFFTVARGAEELTVITTWLGAAAIVLGAVSALLGAFMLVVQSDIKRLIAYGTILNIGYISMGLGVSMLPQASLTGLVAAVFHIINHGVAKALLFLCAGAFIHAAGARSLDDLAGVGRYMPWTSASLVVGALALSGVPPLNCFMSKLLLVQAFLEAGWLLPAVVIVVLTSALSLLGYLKAAYNVYFRAPARPIEVREAPGLMLAPILTLASLCVLLGVLSPWVIDWQVGPAVLSAVDSQGFISAALEVANLLSGGGA from the coding sequence ATGCCCCTCCACCCGCTGCCTATACACATCGTCGCCCTCCCCCCTATACTCGGGGTGGGGCTAGCCTTCACCCTGCGCCTCGCTAGCCTAGTGGTTAAGGATCGAAGAGTCTGGGAGGCCTACGCCGCTGCCTCCACCCTCCTAATCTTCGCCCTCTGCTCAGCGATCTTCTACATGGCCTTCTTCACCTCAGACCGCCCACTAGTGTACATCTTCGGGGGCTGGCCCCCACCCGTCGGCATAGTCTACGAGGTCGACAGGCTCAACGCCCTCCTAGGCCTGCTAGTGGCTGGCGTAACTTTCCTAGCCACTGTGTACAGCGTCAGGTACATGGAGAAGGACGACGGCGCTGAGCTCTACTACACCCTACTCCTAGGCTTCGAGGCCGGGATGCTGGGCTGCCTCTACACCGGGGACTTCTTCAACCTCTTCGTCATGCTGGAGGTGATGTCGGTCTCTGCCTACGGCCTCGTCGCCTTCAGGAGGGACACCTACGAGGCCGTGGAGGCCGCGATGAAGTACGCCATCGTGGGCTCGGTGGCGACCACCATCTACTTTATAGCGGTCGCCTTTGGCTACGGCTCCTTCGGCACGCTAAACATGGCCGACCTGGCCTCCAAGATCCAGGGGGGCCCCGCCTTCCCAGTGACCGGCGGTAGGCCTCAACACGCAGGCTGGGTGCTGGGCGCAGGCGTGTTCATGGCCCTGATGTTCTGGGCCTTCGCTATTAAGGCCGCGATAGCCCCAAACCACTTCTGGCTCCCAGACGCTCACCCAGCTGCGCCGTCGCCTATTTCTGCGCTACTCTCCGGCATAATGGTGAAGGTGGCGATATACGTCATCTTAAGGTTCTTCTTCACCGTGGCCAGGGGGGCTGAGGAGCTAACTGTGATAACTACGTGGCTAGGCGCAGCGGCCATCGTGCTCGGGGCCGTCTCGGCTCTCCTAGGCGCGTTTATGCTAGTGGTCCAGAGCGACATTAAGCGCCTGATAGCCTACGGCACGATCTTGAACATAGGGTACATATCCATGGGGCTGGGAGTAAGCATGCTCCCCCAGGCCTCCTTGACCGGCCTGGTGGCTGCGGTATTCCACATAATTAACCACGGAGTGGCCAAGGCGCTCCTCTTCCTTTGCGCCGGCGCGTTTATCCACGCGGCTGGGGCGCGGAGCCTAGATGACTTGGCGGGGGTGGGTAGGTACATGCCTTGGACCTCTGCCTCGTTAGTCGTAGGGGCCTTAGCCTTAAGCGGCGTCCCTCCCCTAAACTGCTTTATGAGCAAGCTCCTCCTCGTCCAGGCTTTCCTCGAGGCTGGCTGGCTACTTCCAGCGGTGGTGATTGTCGTGCTTACTAGCGCCCTCTCTCTGCTAGGCTACCTTAAGGCGGCCTACAACGTCTACTTCAGAGCCCCCGCGAGGCCTATCGAGGTTCGCGAAGCACCCGGCCTCATGCTCGCCCCTATCTTAACCCTAGCTTCGCTATGCGTCTTGCTCGGCGTCCTATCTCCGTGGGTCATCGACTGGCAAGTAGGGCCGGCCGTCCTCTCAGCCGTCGACTCGCAAGGCTTTATTAGCGCAGCTTTAGAAGTAGCTAACCTTCTTAGCGGTGGCGGGGCTTGA
- a CDS encoding Na+/H+ antiporter subunit E — protein sequence MGSRALKFLAAFMFIYAAYLSYSSASPDTFYENALFGAFVSLVGAFFLADVLITKHPSKAFNPRRWAWLLAYAAHYFTLMELKAHLDVVKRILHPKMPIRPGIVRVPYYAKSDHGVVAVANSVTNTPGTVVVDLDTAAQKYYIHWIDVLSTDEKACFEAITKDFEKYARRVFD from the coding sequence ATGGGGAGCAGGGCCCTTAAGTTCCTAGCCGCCTTCATGTTCATCTACGCCGCCTACCTCTCCTACTCCTCAGCCTCCCCCGATACTTTCTACGAGAACGCGCTGTTCGGGGCTTTTGTCTCGCTAGTGGGAGCCTTCTTCCTAGCGGACGTCTTAATAACTAAGCACCCCTCAAAAGCCTTTAACCCTCGGCGCTGGGCTTGGCTCCTTGCCTACGCTGCTCACTACTTCACGCTAATGGAGCTGAAGGCCCACCTCGACGTAGTTAAGAGGATCCTCCACCCCAAGATGCCGATTAGGCCGGGCATAGTGAGGGTCCCGTACTACGCTAAGTCAGACCACGGGGTAGTCGCCGTGGCGAACTCCGTGACTAATACCCCAGGCACAGTAGTCGTAGACCTAGACACGGCGGCTCAGAAGTACTACATACACTGGATCGACGTGCTATCTACTGACGAGAAGGCCTGCTTCGAAGCCATAACCAAGGACTTCGAGAAGTACGCGAGGAGGGTCTTTGACTAA
- a CDS encoding sodium:proton antiporter produces MSDIVAQALWAYMYASLVAIAAASLYGIVARPNIVKKIIALTILADTGNTFMIFIGYRLGSVTPPILTTHHPLPADIATFVSLAVDPVPQCLVITAIVINMAITVFLVFLAIQVHRIYGTLDARRVSRLRG; encoded by the coding sequence TTGAGCGACATAGTAGCCCAAGCGCTGTGGGCTTACATGTACGCCTCCCTCGTAGCTATAGCCGCGGCCTCCCTCTACGGCATAGTGGCTAGGCCGAACATAGTAAAGAAGATAATCGCCCTCACCATCCTCGCGGACACCGGCAACACCTTCATGATCTTCATAGGCTACCGCCTAGGCTCAGTGACGCCCCCCATCTTAACGACGCACCACCCCCTCCCCGCGGACATAGCTACCTTCGTATCCCTAGCCGTCGACCCAGTCCCCCAGTGCCTAGTCATAACCGCCATAGTCATCAACATGGCGATCACGGTCTTCCTAGTCTTCCTCGCCATCCAAGTGCACAGGATCTACGGGACCCTGGACGCTAGGAGGGTCTCTAGGCTGAGGGGGTGA
- a CDS encoding sodium:proton antiporter translates to MRAWVKALVKACAIVLLVALLTSILLGATGYTPSLVLRPLAEFYLRNSFNPYNMALWAADPEVVTAMLWDYRGLDTVFESTVFFLAIVGGVALFRFADAALASFEARRRGRQEEGLSIIVKVVTRIVFVLIVALSVAVLYGPFMPGGGFQSGSIFSVAPLLAIAAFSRRFVEELGLTRRYCSAINAAGLIAISLIALFPLASILLGFAGAFIIQNQLKPWLPVGSFSYPVLPGLLAGSLTLFDFAEYFTVAFGFTLTFILLSLPEDFFRGLLRR, encoded by the coding sequence GGCCTGCGCCATCGTCCTGCTCGTAGCCCTCTTAACTTCTATCTTGCTCGGGGCCACGGGCTACACCCCTAGCTTAGTGCTTAGGCCCCTCGCCGAGTTCTACCTTAGAAACAGCTTCAACCCGTACAATATGGCGCTGTGGGCTGCTGACCCAGAGGTAGTGACGGCCATGCTCTGGGACTACAGGGGCCTCGACACAGTCTTCGAGAGCACAGTCTTCTTCCTCGCCATCGTGGGCGGCGTCGCCCTCTTCAGGTTCGCCGACGCTGCCCTGGCGAGCTTTGAGGCTAGGAGGCGTGGGCGGCAGGAGGAGGGGCTCTCCATAATAGTCAAGGTAGTGACGAGGATCGTCTTCGTGCTCATAGTGGCCCTCTCAGTAGCGGTTCTCTACGGCCCCTTCATGCCCGGCGGCGGCTTCCAGTCGGGCAGCATTTTCTCTGTAGCCCCGCTTCTAGCCATAGCTGCTTTTTCTAGGCGCTTCGTCGAGGAGCTCGGCCTCACTAGGAGATACTGCTCTGCGATTAATGCCGCCGGCCTGATCGCCATATCTCTAATAGCCCTATTCCCCCTAGCCTCGATCTTGCTAGGCTTCGCGGGCGCGTTTATTATCCAGAACCAGCTGAAGCCCTGGCTCCCCGTAGGCTCCTTTAGCTACCCAGTCCTCCCAGGCCTACTAGCGGGCTCCTTAACCCTCTTCGACTTCGCCGAGTACTTCACAGTGGCCTTCGGCTTCACCCTCACCTTCATCCTCCTCTCCCTCCCAGAGGACTTCTTTAGGGGGCTCTTGAGGCGTTGA